The genomic segment GCCGCCCAAGGGCGGCCGCTGATGTCGTCGGACGATGCGCGCCGCATCGCGGCACGCACCATTCCACACACGCTTACTTGGCGTAGCGCCTGCGGAACTTGTCGACGCGACCGCTGGTGTCGATGATCTTGTTCTGGCCGGTGTAGAACGGATGCGTGGCCGAAGACACTTCGATCTTGATCAGCGGATATTCATTACCGTCCTCCCACTGGATCTTTTCCTTCGCCGTGGCGGCGAGGGTCGAGCGGGTGAGGAACTTGAAACCGTCGGACGTGACGTCCTGGAAGACGACTTCGCGGTATTCGGGATGGATGTCGGCCTTCATGGCGGCACCAAAGTTGCGCAAGGGAAGAGCGGCATTTTAACCATCGACCGGACCCCGGCGCAAGCCGCCGGATGCATTCCGTTCAACGGCCCAGCACGCGCCGGATCCGCGCATGGAACCGGGCGGCGTCGTAGCGCATCAGAATGCGGGCGTTGTCGGGCCGGCCGAGCAGGCGGTTCCAGTCCACGATTGTCGCACCGCGGGCAGGCCCATGGTCGAGCACGACATCGAGCGGACGCTCGATGACCTCCTGCGCGGATTGGGGCTCGAGTACCCAGGCCATCGCCAGTGCGTCGGCCGAATGCCAGTCGTCGCCGCGCCGGTCCGCGGACCACTCGCGGGTCTTGCGCGAGATCGCCTCGTAGAACCGGCCGATCTCGCCGCCAGCCTGCATCCAGCCGAGCACCGCGTCGTGCGGCAGGCCGTGGGCGACGGTGGCTTCCCAGTCCGACAGGTCGAACACCGGGAAGGCGTCGAACACGATCTTCGCCGCTTCGGGATCGAAGTAGGCATTGAACTCGGCGCTGGGCGTGATGTTGCCGTGCCCGGTCACCGCCCCGGACATCGCGACGAAGCGCGCCACGCGCGACGGCAGCGTCGGATCGAGCTTCAACGCCAGCGCGGCATTGGTCAGCGGCCCCAGGGCGACCAGCACCAGACGACCGGCATGTACATGCGACAGGCGCAGGATCGCCAGCGCGGCGTGTTCGGCCTCGACCCCGCGCGATGCCGGCGCGTAGCCGATGTCGCCGAAACCGTCGTTGCCGTGCACATAGGCCGCGTCGGGCGCGGCGTGGAGCAACGGCGACGCGGCGCCGGCGAACACGGGCACATCGGTGCGACCGACCACTTCGCAGAGCTTCAATGCATTGGCGATGGTGTGATACAGGCCGACATTGCCGGCGGCGATGGTCAGCCCGACGATGTCGTGCGCGTCGTCGTCGAAGGCCAGCAGCAGCGCGAGCGCGTCGTCGACGCCCGGGTCGGTATCGATCAGGAGCGGGATTTTATCGGTCATGCCGCATTATCGCCCGCGTCGTCCGTGACGGCGACCGCCGCAACAGAAACGCCCGGCCGACGGATCGAGCGGGCGTTCGTGGATAGACGATACCGGGGGAACGCAGCGTCGAAACGCCGTACTACGCTCAGGTTTCGACGCACTTGTTAAGGAGGCCGCGCGGGGCTTTGGCGGTTAAGACGTCAGACCGTGATCGCGTGCGTACGCGTACAGCTGGCTGTTGTTGTCCAAACCCAGCTTGTGCATCGCGTCGTTCTTCTGACGGCTGATCGTCTTCACGCTGCGCGAAAGACGGACGGCGATTTCGCTGACGGTCAGACCACCGACGAACAGGCGCACGACTTCCGCTTCATGGGGGGAGATGCGGACCTGCGGCTTGTCGAGTCCGCCGGCCTGGTCGAGCACCGTGCGCATGGCGCGACAGAAATGGATCCGTCCCGAGGCGACCTTCTGGATCGCGGTGAGCAGTTCGTTGCGGGCCGAAATCTTGTCGACCAGACCGCGCACACCGGCATCCACCATGGCGCGCAACATGGCCGGATTCTCGACCTCGGTCAGCACGATGATCGGCAGCGCGGGAAACTGGCGGCGCAGGGTCAGCAATAGCGGCAGGCCGTCGCAATCACGCAGCTGCGGGCCCCGCATCGAGAAATCCGTGACCAACAGATCGCCGGCGTGCGATGCCTCCAGAAGCTTCAGCAGGGCAGCGCCGTTCGACGCTTCACCGGCGACCACGAAGGGCTCGCCTGCCCGCTCGATCTCGGCGCGCACGCCCGCCAGCGTGAATGGATGATCGTCTGCGATGAAAATACGCAACTGGGTTTCCATTTGTCCCTCCCTGGGCATGCGGGGGTCGGACCCGCCTTCCGGTGATATCTAACGTCTCAGAATTATCCCGTTCGCCGCATGGATGAAAAGCAATG from the Luteimonas fraxinea genome contains:
- a CDS encoding nucleoside hydrolase, with the protein product MTDKIPLLIDTDPGVDDALALLLAFDDDAHDIVGLTIAAGNVGLYHTIANALKLCEVVGRTDVPVFAGAASPLLHAAPDAAYVHGNDGFGDIGYAPASRGVEAEHAALAILRLSHVHAGRLVLVALGPLTNAALALKLDPTLPSRVARFVAMSGAVTGHGNITPSAEFNAYFDPEAAKIVFDAFPVFDLSDWEATVAHGLPHDAVLGWMQAGGEIGRFYEAISRKTREWSADRRGDDWHSADALAMAWVLEPQSAQEVIERPLDVVLDHGPARGATIVDWNRLLGRPDNARILMRYDAARFHARIRRVLGR
- a CDS encoding response regulator transcription factor, with the translated sequence METQLRIFIADDHPFTLAGVRAEIERAGEPFVVAGEASNGAALLKLLEASHAGDLLVTDFSMRGPQLRDCDGLPLLLTLRRQFPALPIIVLTEVENPAMLRAMVDAGVRGLVDKISARNELLTAIQKVASGRIHFCRAMRTVLDQAGGLDKPQVRISPHEAEVVRLFVGGLTVSEIAVRLSRSVKTISRQKNDAMHKLGLDNNSQLYAYARDHGLTS
- a CDS encoding type B 50S ribosomal protein L31, with the protein product MKADIHPEYREVVFQDVTSDGFKFLTRSTLAATAKEKIQWEDGNEYPLIKIEVSSATHPFYTGQNKIIDTSGRVDKFRRRYAK